CGCTGCGAGGTGACAAAACAGAATGGATCTTTGCGTCCAAAGCGCAGGCAAAGCTGCCGCTTACGCCCGCCGCTATAGATCATGATAGCCAGCAGGCCATCGGCGGGTTCCTGAATTTTTTCCACCCGTGCTCCCAGGAGCAGGGGGATCAGATCTTCACAGCAACGACGAAAAAGATGGGCGTCCATAGAAAAACCCGGCTTGCGGGGATGTGGTGGGGCATGGAATGACGGCCAGAACATACGGCCAGACAATACGGCGGAGACAATGCGGAGGCCGCAGACCTCTGTAACAGTGGCCCGGCGGAGCCAGCCGCTGAAAATTTGACGCGCGGGGTATTGCGCACATGACCGCACGAATACCGGCGCGGCAGGCAACCAGCCCATACAGGCCGACTGGCGCAAGCCCGCACCTCTCCTACAGGGCGTGTGGCCCCGCAAGCCCGCGTGGCATAATGGACGGCAAGCCTCTGCCCTGCGCGCATACGCGCACGCAGGCAGGCTCAAGCGGGTTTTGCGTGGGCGCAGCAACCCGCCTGGCCGAAAAGCAAAGAATAACAGTGCCGCTATGGCAAACCGACGTTAATCGCCGCGAAGATGTTCGTCTTCTTCCTGTTTGGCCTTGCAGTTGATGCACAAACGCGTCACAGGCCGGGCCTTGAGGCGGGGAACGCTGATGTCGTCGCCGCAGTCTTCGCAAATCCCGTAAGTACCATCGTCAATGCGGGTGAGGGCAGCCTGGATCTTGCGTATCAGGCGGCGCTCGCGGTCACGGATGCGCAGGGTAAACGCCCTGTCGGATTCTGCAGTGGCGCGGTCTGCCGGGTCGGCGAACACTTCGTTGCTATCCGTCAGTTCTTCAAGGGTGCTGTCGCCCTTCTGCTTCGCTTCTTCAAGCATGTCAGAAAGAAGCTTGCGAAAATATTCCAAATCCTTGTGATCCATTTAAATCCTCCGGCGGACGCCGCTGGGGGGCGCATGAACGGTCTACTGAGTAAGCCGGGCACGGGAGTGACACAAGCGATTTGCGCCGCTTATCCCGCTCCGGCCAGCCATGCTGCGGCATGGCCCGCTCAGAGCACCTCGCAGTGAAAATGCTCTTTTGATGCAATGGACTCATATAGCTACATGCGCAACCTTTGTAAAGCAGTGCACTCAAGAATCTGCAAAGCGTGCGACCGGGCGCGCAGGCCGCAAACAAAAAGCCCCAGCTCTACCGGGGCTTTTGCGGGAACATACTGAATCTGATTACATTTGCATTACAATCATGCTTGCGGGTCGCCTTCATCGTCGTGCTGCATGGCCTCAAGCCGCTCTGCCTCGTACCGGGCTTCGCGGGCAGCGGTTCTGGCAGCGTCCCTGGCCGCGTCCTGAGCTGCCTGCCTTTCTCTGGCCTCAGCGCGGATAAACCCCTTTATCTCATCCCAGGCGGGCTCGTTCCACAATTCTTCGCACCGGCGGGTGGGCACGAGGTGGTCACTGAACTCCTCGCCCCTGCGGGCGCGCACGTACACATCGCCCCCCGTGGCCACAGCCTTAGGTGCATACGATGCCGTCATCTGGCAGGCCGTGCGCAGCACTTCTTCTGGCCACAGGGCACCGTTGCGGGCAAGGGCCAGCGGCCCCGGCATGTCGCGCATGCGCAGAACAAGGTCATCCGGTCCGGCGGCAGAGGCCAGCAGATCGTTGTCGGCGCTGTTGCGCCCAACGCACAGCCAGTAGTGGGCATCACCTTCGGTATGCCAGAACTGGCGGCCAAGGTTGGCCAGGGTAAAATCGCCAGCGTCAGGCTCGGGCAACCGGGTGAGCACAAGCCAGTAGCGACGGGCATTTTCGCGCTCGGTGAGGCGGCAGCCGCCCCCCGGTGTGGGAATTTCTATAATGCCAAATTTTTTGGCAAGGTTCAATTGCTCTGTGCGGCCCCGCCCCCAGATGCCCAGCAGTTGCGAGCGGTCCACAAGGCCGCTTTCTTCCACGGGCGTGGGCGGCAGATGGTGCGCGCAGAGGGGCCGCAGCAAAACATCGTTTACGTCCGCATCGCGTACAATCACGTTCA
The sequence above is drawn from the Desulfovibrio sp. genome and encodes:
- the dksA gene encoding RNA polymerase-binding protein DksA, which translates into the protein MDHKDLEYFRKLLSDMLEEAKQKGDSTLEELTDSNEVFADPADRATAESDRAFTLRIRDRERRLIRKIQAALTRIDDGTYGICEDCGDDISVPRLKARPVTRLCINCKAKQEEDEHLRGD
- a CDS encoding tRNA(5-methylaminomethyl-2-thiouridylate) methyltransferase; this encodes MSDSPQIIVLFSGGLDSLLTAKLLESQGLKVRCLHFYSPFFGGEAEAARWRKAYGLDIVSQDVGPQFAQMLRQRPEHGFGKVLNPCVDCKILLLREARKYMERVGAKALATGEVLGQRPMSQRRDTLNVIVRDADVNDVLLRPLCAHHLPPTPVEESGLVDRSQLLGIWGRGRTEQLNLAKKFGIIEIPTPGGGCRLTERENARRYWLVLTRLPEPDAGDFTLANLGRQFWHTEGDAHYWLCVGRNSADNDLLASAAGPDDLVLRMRDMPGPLALARNGALWPEEVLRTACQMTASYAPKAVATGGDVYVRARRGEEFSDHLVPTRRCEELWNEPAWDEIKGFIRAEARERQAAQDAARDAARTAAREARYEAERLEAMQHDDEGDPQA